DNA sequence from the Oceanispirochaeta sp. M1 genome:
GACCTCTTCGGGATAGAGCAGAGCCCTGTTGGTCACATCCAGTCCATACATAAAAAGGGGCACACCCGACCTGAATACCACAGCGGCCGCATGAGGATCGGCATAGAAATTGAATTCAGCAGCGGGAGTGGCATTTCCTCCGTTAACGGCTCCACCCATCATAATAATACTTTTAATTTGTTTTGCTGTATCCGGATAGACCATCAGTAATTCTGCAATATTTGTCAGAGGTCCCAGGGCGATAATTTCCAGCTCACCCGCAGCCTTTCCAGCCTCATCCCGCAGCAAATCGACGGCACTGCGGCTGCTGAGAGATTTGCCCTTTGGAAGAACAACTCCTCCAAGACCGTTGGCACCGTGCACACTTTCCGCATGCTTCGGCGGAACATAAAGAGGTTTCGCCGCCCCCGCAGCCACTTCTATATCCACCCCGGCCAGAGCGGCCAGATCCAGGGCATTCCGGGCAGTATTTTCAACGGAAACATTCCCGGCTACTGTGGTTATGGCTCGCACATTCAGTTTATCAGAGGCAAAGGCCATCATCAGGGCCAGAGCATCATCTATTCCGGGATCGCAATCGATCACAATTTGTCGTTTCAACATTCGCTCCTCTATTCAGTCAAGCCGTTCAAGGCTATCCGCCAGAAGGTCAATAAATCCATCCCGGTCTATATCAAAAAGGACATCCGTATTGGGCTCTTTCCCCAGTATTCCCAAGGTATCCACCACAGTACATCCGCTAGTAAACCGTCCCGCTGTTTCTATTGCAACATAACACTTCTTTGATGTAAACATGGATGGCTTGAGGAGCCAGGCTACAGCACAGGGATCGTGCATGGGACTGCCCCCGAAATCGAAATTTTCATCATGAAATTTTCCAAAGAAGTCCAGAAGTTCCGCAACCATTACAGCTGTCTTTTTTCCAATGCTTCGAAAACGTTCTGTATCTTCTTTTTTGATAAGAGCCTTGTGGGTAACGTCCAGTCCGCTCATGGTGATAGGGATTCCCGAACTGAAGACTATATCCGCCGCCTCGGGATCCACCAGGATATTGAACTCCGCTGCGGGAGTCCAGTTTCCTCCGTAACAGGCTCCGCCCATCAGGGATATCCGCTCAATCCGGTCTTTCAGCTCCGGATGAGTTAAAAGCAGGAGTCCCACATTGCTGAGGGCTCCCGTTGGAATCAGGGTTACGGGAACATCAGATTCCCGGATGGTTTTCACCATCAGTTCCACAGCACTCATGGCAACCGGTGCGAAAGTAGGATCCGGCAGCTCCGGACCATCCAGTCCGGACTCTCCGTGTACTTCACCCGCTGTAATCAGATCCCGGAAAAGGGGGCCGGAACATCCCTTTGCCACCGGCACTTTCGCCCCGATAAAGCTCAGAACCTTCAAGGCGTTCAAGGTGGTTTTTTCCACAGTCTGGTTGCCTGCAACGGTTGTGACTGCTTTAATCTCAAGCTCATCACTGGCATAAGCCAGAATCAGGGCAATAGCATCATCATGCCCGGGATCGCAATCCATTATGACTGGTTTTTTCATACAGTTTCCTCTGATTCTTTTTTCCCTGCCAGATTATGCATTGAATGAATCCTCTTAATCTTATTGGATTTATTGATAGCATAGACCACCAGCCCGATGACCGTAGCAGCATAGGGGATCATCTGAACGAATTCCCCCGGTATCCTGAGGGACTGGAGAGAATTGGACAGAGCATCGAAAAATCCGAAAAGCATTGAGGTCAGAAATACCCCGATGGGA
Encoded proteins:
- a CDS encoding nucleoside hydrolase → MKRQIVIDCDPGIDDALALMMAFASDKLNVRAITTVAGNVSVENTARNALDLAALAGVDIEVAAGAAKPLYVPPKHAESVHGANGLGGVVLPKGKSLSSRSAVDLLRDEAGKAAGELEIIALGPLTNIAELLMVYPDTAKQIKSIIMMGGAVNGGNATPAAEFNFYADPHAAAVVFRSGVPLFMYGLDVTNRALLYPEEVRNMEQLGGPVIESLTGMMEWYMDFYRSIGHPGLGMHDPFAVACAIDPSLAGMESYHVEIETEGSLTRGKSVADVLKVTGKKPNAQVAMTLDRERFVKLFMDLMRTYA
- the rihA gene encoding pyrimidine-specific ribonucleoside hydrolase RihA; its protein translation is MKKPVIMDCDPGHDDAIALILAYASDELEIKAVTTVAGNQTVEKTTLNALKVLSFIGAKVPVAKGCSGPLFRDLITAGEVHGESGLDGPELPDPTFAPVAMSAVELMVKTIRESDVPVTLIPTGALSNVGLLLLTHPELKDRIERISLMGGACYGGNWTPAAEFNILVDPEAADIVFSSGIPITMSGLDVTHKALIKKEDTERFRSIGKKTAVMVAELLDFFGKFHDENFDFGGSPMHDPCAVAWLLKPSMFTSKKCYVAIETAGRFTSGCTVVDTLGILGKEPNTDVLFDIDRDGFIDLLADSLERLD